The sequence below is a genomic window from Leishmania panamensis strain MHOM/PA/94/PSC-1 chromosome 3 sequence.
GGGCGTCCTCTTTGCCGTCAACGTCAGCGTCGCTTTCCTCGCGACTCCCCACCTCTCGCAGATGCGTCAGCCTCTCCTGCTTGCTCTGCCGAGGCGCGAAGTCCTTGTTGCGGAAATGTGTGAAGTTCGACCGGTTATTCGCCTTCAcattcttcttcttctcgcgctTACTCCGCTTCTCCTGAAGCTCCTCGCTACGGGCCTGCTCCCGCGCTTCTtcctcgcgcagccgctcctgcacCAGCCGCTCGCGCTCCTTCGCGGCCTCaaccagcagcgcctccaggtCGCGTTTGGCGTCGCTGTCTTCTAGTCCAGCCACGGCCCCAGGCTGCTGCGACTCGTCCCActggcgctgttgctgctgcgccgcgtctgTAGTCGtcgtgtcgccgctgctactctgctgctgctgctgcggcggcggcggcgccacgaTGCACTCGTGGAGGAAAACGCGAAGATGATTCACAACCACGATGGCTGACAACTCAGCGAGCGTCAGCGCTGCAACCGCCGTCGGTGCCTGCATCGTGTCGTAGAGTGTCTGTAGAACGTAGGTGTAGTTCCCCGGCTCGTTGGGTAGGGTGCGGAGGTGTGGGTCTGGCAGATTCTGCGGCGTGCCCCAGGGCGCGCCAGTGCCGATGAGAAGCTGTGAGAGGTGcacagcggcggaggaggcgatcTGGGCACGCGGAGGCAGCAGGGCTGCGAGTGCCTCAGCCGATGGcccgctctctgccgccgttgTCCCCTCCGCttcgccgtcctcctccttcatcaACGCCAGGCCGTCTGCCGTGACCAGCGCGTAAAAGGGGACAGCGGCCACCCCTGCTGTCGTCTCCGCTGCTGGGTGGTGTGCGCGGAGAAGCTTTCGCATTGCTGTGGAAGAGTGGAGGACGCGCAAGGCGTCGTACAGCACCACGGCAGAcggagcggcgccggcggcgaggaGTTCATCGAGCAGCTTAGCGGCGTGGCTCACCGTTTCAGTGAGCGACGCCGCGTCCACTGCGTAGAGGTGCAACACCAGCGGCAGATGCACCTCAGCCGCCACACGCCAGCACTCCTTGAACAGGCGCTCCTGCGCGTAGTGCGTGCCGTGGTCGCGGCTGAGGTTCAGTCCCGTAAGGACTCCGACAACGTCGCTGTGCTTCACGTTACGCTCGAGTTCCTTGACCCACTGGCCATGCAGTTGAATGTTCAAGCGGTCGATGTTGTTGACATGGATGCCAAGCACCGCGTAGAGAGTGACGCCGGCCTTTgccgacgacggcgaggccATGGCCTCTGTTGTGATGGAGGCGACCACGGCGCCAGGCGGGGCGGTGTAGTCATTCTTGAAGTGCACATGACGGACATCACTACCGGTGGTGCTGTACtgttcctgctgctgctctagTGCACCGCGGTACAGCTTGTTGTGCTGCGCACAAGTGTCCAACAGAAGCGactgccgctccacctcaccACACCAGCACACCATGGCGGCCAGCTTGCCTTCCTCGACGGCGCGGCGGAAGATGCCCTCCTGATCCTCCTTCAACTTGCGTGAGAGCAGCGCTACAGCGGCGTCGATGTGGAGCGAGCCGCCGGCTTGTGCAGCCGCGTGCACCGCTGCAAGCGCCTTCTCGTAGCCGGCCACcgtcgacgctgccgtcgccttTGCCGCGGTTCCCTCACTGGCGGTTGGCGCGATCAGGGCCTTCAGCACTGGCAGAcacaccggcggcggcattgGCGTGGATCGTGTGGTGGGGGTTGTGTAGCTCTTGCTGGCGCTCTTGTTCTTCGTGGTGGGGGCACCGGGGTTCTTCTTGGAGCGGCGCAGGCTTGAGCCCTTCGCCTCCCGGCCACCTCCGCGATCGACGAAGCCCATTAATGCGTCTGGGTGTGGTTCGAGTGAGTGGGCGTGCGTGGTTCTCAAGGTAATCGTCAGTCACGGCTCGCGATCTCTTTCGCTTTGGCGGGTGTATTGTACGGGCACGCCTGTCATCCTCTCTACACCTGCGCAGGCGCGCGTTGTGTGTCCGCGATGacgtgaagagggagaacgagagggggggggggaaggggaggagagaatgaGCAGAATGCATGCGATAAGGGATGAGCGCGGAAGGCGACAGGGACATCAGTGAGCGCAGCACAcatggcagtggtggcgacgaTTTGGGAatagggaggaggaaggagaagagacgaTGTGCCACCCACTCATTCATTCACCTGCACCCCATACCCCTACGCCCTCTTTTCATGTCGCTCAGCGTCTCATCccctcttgttgttgttgttgccgccctcctctgcccACGCATAGCAGCCGAACCACCTcgaccactgcagcagccaccagGCGCTCCAGCAGAATGACGTCGTGTGACCAAGTCGAGGGGGAAGGGTCCTACTGAGCTCCCTCTTGCTAGCTGGAGACCAACACGCTCAACAGGCGCAGAGCCACACCACAACGTGCtcatcacacgcacacatacgcccGTACACCGACACTTTCAAAATGTTTCATCATGCCGTAGAGGTCATCACGCACCGTTCTTAGATCGTGAGTCGGCCAGCAGTTCACCAGCCATACCCAACTCATCCAGCACGTACTGGTTGAAGAAGGCTGCCTCAGccgtctgcctctctttcgtctCCACCTTCTGGCTCTTTCCGGTAATTTCTCGCAGCAGGCCCTCTAGTTCGACCGACCCCGTTCGCTGCTCTTCCATGAGCGAGATGTACATGGCACGGTCGACTTCATGGCAGACGTAGCATACCCCCTCCACCTTGTTCGCGTGGCGGAACTCGTAGAGGTGGCGGGCATCCGCCTCGATCTGCATCGCCAGCGGGATGAAGCGCTCCACCCGAAAGTGCTCCAGCTGCACTTGTGGCACGACATCCGTGCCtatcgctgccgccgtgaaCGCCGatgccgacgacgacgatgggggagggaacgGGATGAGAGAGATAGGCTTTCCGGCACCATCAGTTGGCGGATTAAGGCTGGCAGAGACACTTCCACCttgtgcggcgctgctgctgctccctgctAGCAGCGGCTCCCAAACAGCGGGTAGCTGGTGCGCAAAGACGCGGAGCAGCACTGGAACACCGacctgcagcacagccgGCAGCACGGTGGTGAAGAGGGCGCTCGTGCGGTACACCTGATCCACCGTGGTGCAGCCACCGGGGATGAGATTGGGGTTCGAGCCGTCTACAaggacggcgaggcggcgtcGCGGGTCGGCGAGGTCGGTGGGCACCGGGGGGAAGCGGTCCTTGACGGGACCGCGGCCGCCGACGGGGCGTgagtggcgcggcggcactgaGGAATGCTTGtgcgatgaggaggaggacgaggccgccgccgccgcagcggaaCCGCTACGCCCCACGCAGCTGCCGGCCAGCAAGGCTGTTGCTGTCAGAGCCGTCCGGCGTGTAAACTGCCGCATGGACTTAAGCCGCAGCGCTCGCCTGTTGGTTGTtagtgctgcggctgtcgGTGATCGTTTGGTAAGGGGGAAGGCGTAAGTGAATGCCGACaacgggggtggggtggggtggggagagggacagcgCTCAGTAACGCTCAGTGGACAGCTGCTTATCCCGATGACGAGAGTGTGGTGGGCGGTGGTGTGAGAGTAGAgagtagagagaagagagagagagaaggccgGCGAAGACATCGACAGACTTGGTGGAAGAAACGAGCCGCAGCGTTGGTGATGATGTCGCGTGCACTGCAATAGgcatgagggaggggggagggtgagcgactccccccctctccctcccttctcgttTGCGCTGACTCCATCTACTCTCTGGCGCCTGCGCAGCCACGCCCAAGAGGTGAGGGTGCAGAGACGGCCGGGGAGGGCGggatgggagagagagagagggccggcgatgctgctgatgagaggcgtggaggagggagcgggAAGGCAGGGCATTGCGTCACGGCTcactctcactctcctcTTAGTTGGTTGGCTGAGCTTGCGTGTTTCAAGGTCTTACATTAGGCGgagagacgacgacgcgggggatggggaggggggacgggcGGTGCATTGCCGAGTTGCCAGCCAGTCCTCTATCCTCTGTCCCCACTCCCTACCCCCCGCAATCACCACCGactcttctctgtttctcaGGCGCGCTTCGTGCGTCCGTCTGGTCCCCCCCCTTGCCTAATAAGGGTTGCGATGTCTCTGTCaggtgcgcagcgcaggtggGTGACGACCGATGGAGGgacggagctggaggagaggcaatGACACAGCCGAGCCGGTGAAGACGCcctgctcctctctcgctctctccccgcgTATAGGCGTCCTACCGCAGCGAGGCGTCTTCGACGTAGACGATGGCGCCATCTGACACCCCGTAGTATCCAAGTGTCTCCAGCTCGTTGTCTAGCGGCGTCTGCGACTCCAGCACACcgtcgtcaccgctgcggtAGCTGAGCCGCTGGTCGACCGGCTTGATCTGAAAAATCTGGCGAATCAGCGCCTTCAGCTTCGCCACCGTCAGCGTGCTCGGCAGCTTCTGCGTCTGCTTCACCGTCAGGctggacgacgacgaagtggcggccgccgcagcgtaGCCGTTCACAAAAAAGAGCGTGACGCTGAGCATGACGTAGTTGGAGCCCGTTGTCATGGCGGTGTCACCGTCGCGTTGGATGGCGAGTACGACGtccttgtgcttctcctgGAGCACATCCACGAGTGGGTACGTAATgcgcggaggcggcgtgACTGCAGCCGAGGCGTCGACGTTGTCAGCGTCACCACGCGTCTCCTGATCCAGCTGACGCTTCAGCAGCCCACGCTGGATGTACAGCATCTCCGAGTCCAGCCGCTCCTTCTGCCGCACGGTGCCGCGGTTCAACAGTGTGATCGTTGGCAGCGCGGCCACGACGTACATGCGGCTGCTAGCTTCATTCCAAGTCGGAAGCAGCGAGCTGTACGTGATGCGGAAGGTGGCCAGCTGCGGGCAGAGGATCCGCACCGCGTCTACCGTTCTGGTGTTGCACAGCGTAGTGTTGTCCTTCAGGCACAGTAGTGTCAGTGGGTGGAGATAGCGGtacggctgcagcacaccaccgTCTTCCAGCTCTGCTGTGAGGGCCTCACCAGCGGCCGCGCGTGCGACGAGGGCCTCCGGCAGTATAAGGTCTTCCAGCTTGTTGTCGGTTAGGTACAGCTGCGTGAGTGCCGGGAAGACGTGCACAATGGCGGCGCCGATGGCTCGCCAGTCAGACAACTCGTTGTGCGACAGGCTCAGCGTCGTGACGTGAGGAAACACAACctcgccggcagcggcacctaCGGCAGAGTCGCTCGCCACcatctcctccgctgtcCCTGGcgacgccggtggcggcgtgaTGACAACGTCGAGCGAGATGAGTTTATTACTATCCAagtgcagctccttcagctgcggcacctcCACAAGAGCAcgaagctgcgccagcgaGCGGAAGCCGGTGTTGTTCAGCACTAGCTTGGACAGGTGCGCTGACGAGAGCGCCACCGTGGTGGGTCCCTTTACCAGCAACAGGTTTGGTAtgcagcacagctgcagtGTTTTTAGGCGTGGGAGGTGGGGCACGAGTTTGCCCACCTCTGTCAGCGAGAGCGCCGTGTTCTCCGACAGGTCCAGCTCCTCTAGTCGAGTCATGTTtgcctcctgcacctcatttgtgccgccacctgcggacgcggcggcggcggcgctcggcTCGTGCATGGCCACGTTGATGCCGCAGTTTCGCAACACGACAAGGGCGAGTCGATCGTGGCGGCTCTGCTTCTCACGTGTTTTCAGCGCGCCGACAAACTCCCACTTTCGGTCTTGCGCTAAGGCCAGGCCGAGCGACTCCTCCGCGTCCTTGTCGTCGGCAGAGCCGTAGCGTTGCTTCACCGCATCCATGAAGCTgaccgacggcggcggcttcgaTGATGGGGAGGACGGCATTCGTGCTATGCGAGGCGGCGTCTGTAGTCTCTGTATGCTTCTCAGAGCAGctagagaggggagggaggctgCACCGTGTGATgagtgctgctgtgcgtgcaATTGTTGTAGTGGTAGATGCGGGGGATAACTTGACGGCCTCCCTTCCCAAGGAGATGTGTGCCCGCGAGTagcgaagggaaagagaaaggggcgcagcagcagtggtgatggtggtggggtcATCAttggaggagggagggagggcggatGGCAGAGATGCGTCCAGGCGACTCTTCGCGTCTCTCCTCGCCCACGAGCACAAGcaccttcccctcttctccccgccCACGTAAATCTAGCATGACTGAGTGCACGCCCCACGGcactgtgcgcgtgtgctgcgaATCTCCTGCTCTCCTGGAGGCCACTCACGCCGTGGTCAGCGCCACtttgttttccctcccccttcgcgTTCACTTCTTCTGACTTGAATGGGCTGAAGCACCGAGCGTTCTTCGCGTCTCGGCAACGCCCACACATTACGGGGAGGGGACTACGTGAggacgaaagagaagagggcgaggggggggaggcaccAAAGACACGCGAGCGGCGGAGCGATGGAGCAGCGATACGcccgcttgtgtgtgcccaTGCCCACATCTCACGCGCCCAATGCGAATCAccgtcgaggaggcggcgaaggcaagaggagaagagaaattATACCCGGCACGAGCATCGTCAACACCGGAAGCAAGGGTCAACCTCATCAGCGCCATGCGCACACGTcccccgccgcccccccGGCGGGCTTGCCCACTGTCCACTCCTCCCACGAGAGCGTTAGTGCCGAAAATGTGCTtgagggcgaggagaggcggcggaggacttcagggggtggtgggaggaGACTGCGCAAGAGGCGCAAtgttcccccttcttcccacCCCTTGCGCAGCCTACGTACATCAAGAGTCTCGGTCGGCCCCGCCGCCGTCCAGTCGACCACGACGAGGTCGTTGGTAGTGCGGGAGTCGCCCTTccctgtcaccgctgccgccaccgccgaaggaagaggaggcgaggtaCTGCTGAAGAATCTGCGGAGACGTGAAGGAGAAGTTTTGAAAGTGGTCaagcccaccgccgccgccgtcacccccgccgctggtggcacCGGTCCGGCCGTCTGCACCACCCTGGTTGTCAGAGTTCGCCAAGGATGAGTTCTGGTAGCCTCTCATGCCAACCAGGTTATGGCTGCGGCTCTGCTCCCCACCGCTTTGCGGGGAAGacgactgccgctgcgctgcgccatcatcgccgaCGCTGCGGTGGTATGGTATCCCGAGGctcggctgccgcggctcaGGTTGGTCGACGACGCTGTTACGGCGACGTCCCAGCGGCTgcccagcaccgccgtcgtcggaGGTGAAGCCGACAAGCCTATCTGCAAAGATGGTCGCGTTACTGGGGTTGCGCTTGGTTCCATACCACTGCTGATCTCCACTATCGCTGGTCCCTCGACGACCGCTTTCGGTGTCGGcaccgtgcagcagcagcgacgccaccgGCGAGAGgtctggctgctgctgctgctgctgctgtagacCACGTGCGATTCGcttgcgttgctgctgcgcccagAGCGCCTGCACGCCTCGTCGTTCGCTTGTGCCTGAAGGGCCGCCGCTACCTCTGTTGGAGCTGTTCCCGATGGCATCCTTGCCACCCTGACCGCGCCCGCTGTAGTCGAGCGACGGCCGGCATGCTGagccgctgttgccgtcgCAGCTGCCGAGTGGTGTTACCGGCATCTCTGGGAAGGTGCCCATGCTCGCCTCGTCATCGACGTTGTACGCGACACCAGAAAGCGTGGTTGTAAGCGGCCCCCAAAACACTGCGGCATCGCCAGTACC
It includes:
- a CDS encoding hypothetical protein (TriTrypDB/GeneDB-style sysID: LpmP.03.0700), giving the protein MGFVDRGGGREAKGSSLRRSKKNPGAPTTKNKSASKSYTTPTTRSTPMPPPVCLPVLKALIAPTASEGTAAKATAASTVAGYEKALAAVHAAAQAGGSLHIDAAVALLSRKLKEDQEGIFRRAVEEGKLAAMVCWCGEVERQSLLLDTCAQHNKLYRGALEQQQEQYSTTGSDVRHVHFKNDYTAPPGAVVASITTEAMASPSSAKAGVTLYAVLGIHVNNIDRLNIQLHGQWVKELERNVKHSDVVGVLTGLNLSRDHGTHYAQERLFKECWRVAAEVHLPLVLHLYAVDAASLTETVSHAAKLLDELLAAGAAPSAVVLYDALRVLHSSTAMRKLLRAHHPAAETTAGVAAVPFYALVTADGLALMKEEDGEAEGTTAAESGPSAEALAALLPPRAQIASSAAVHLSQLLIGTGAPWGTPQNLPDPHLRTLPNEPGNYTYVLQTLYDTMQAPTAVAALTLAELSAIVVVNHLRVFLHECIVAPPPPQQQQQSSSGDTTTTDAAQQQQRQWDESQQPGAVAGLEDSDAKRDLEALLVEAAKERERLVQERLREEEAREQARSEELQEKRSKREKKKNVKANNRSNFTHFRNKDFAPRQSKQERLTHLREVGSREESDADVDGKEDAREKALSSTSASSESDSNSGDGAAGPNSLAAEVERLLQANAAHCDQKSVAQRQPAEGAKGKGKKALPGSGKAHSTANTKEGQQHGAGAGGNVENESLDNSSDTGEAQDPTGPTMVRAKMQISRRQRKRQQKRQQQHRGDDSSDDDA
- a CDS encoding hypothetical protein (TriTrypDB/GeneDB-style sysID: LpmP.03.0710), with translation MPCLPAPSSTPLISSIAGPLSLSHPALPGRLCTLTSWAWLRRRQRVDGVSANEKGGRGGESLTLPPPSCLLQCTRHHHQRCGSFLPPSLSMSSPAFSLSLLSTLYSHTTAHHTLVIGISSCPLSVTERCPSPHPTPPPLSAFTYAFPLTKRSPTAAALTTNRRALRLKSMRQFTRRTALTATALLAGSCVGRSGSAAAAAASSSSSSHKHSSVPPRHSRPVGGRGPVKDRFPPVPTDLADPRRRLAVLVDGSNPNLIPGGCTTVDQVYRTSALFTTVLPAVLQVGVPVLLRVFAHQLPAVWEPLLAGSSSSAAQGGSVSASLNPPTDGAGKPISLIPFPPPSSSSASAFTAAAIGTDVVPQVQLEHFRVERFIPLAMQIEADARHLYEFRHANKVEGVCYVCHEVDRAMYISLMEEQRTGSVELEGLLREITGKSQKVETKERQTAEAAFFNQYVLDELGMAGELLADSRSKNGA
- a CDS encoding hypothetical protein (TriTrypDB/GeneDB-style sysID: LpmP.03.0720); its protein translation is MPSSPSSKPPPSVSFMDAVKQRYGSADDKDAEESLGLALAQDRKWEFVGALKTREKQSRHDRLALVVLRNCGINVAMHEPSAAAAASAGGGTNEVQEANMTRLEELDLSENTALSLTEVGKLVPHLPRLKTLQLCCIPNLLLVKGPTTVALSSAHLSKLVLNNTGFRSLAQLRALVEVPQLKELHLDSNKLISLDVVITPPPASPGTAEEMVASDSAVGAAAGEVVFPHVTTLSLSHNELSDWRAIGAAIVHVFPALTQLYLTDNKLEDLILPEALVARAAAGEALTAELEDGGVLQPYRYLHPLTLLCLKDNTTLCNTRTVDAVRILCPQLATFRITYSSLLPTWNEASSRMYVVAALPTITLLNRGTVRQKERLDSEMLYIQRGLLKRQLDQETRGDADNVDASAAVTPPPRITYPLVDVLQEKHKDVVLAIQRDGDTAMTTGSNYVMLSVTLFFVNGYAAAAATSSSSSLTVKQTQKLPSTLTVAKLKALIRQIFQIKPVDQRLSYRSGDDGVLESQTPLDNELETLGYYGVSDGAIVYVEDASLR